Proteins encoded by one window of Yamadazyma tenuis chromosome 2, complete sequence:
- the ARP5 gene encoding Nuclear actin-protein involved in chromatin remodeling (BUSCO:EOG09260QNB; EggNog:ENOG503NVG1; COG:Z) gives MSPSKESTQDTDAYPPQAVYSLRDFTSPAASEPFYQNYQFGVPIALDIGSSQVRIGLTNSTLPNNVFPSTTARYKDRKTGQMLTLVGNDVYRDPLSKSSIRTIYDGTVITNWDHVEYLLDYSFEHLGVHSDNGRVDNPIIMTEPVTSTVAQRKGMYELLFEVYQAPKVTFGIDSLFSYYANCDGKPNNGLVVGGGNESTHLFPVLDGRGVLSQTKRIDWGGNQSQQFLSKLLALKYPYFPSKLTPAQTTLMFQDFSYISDDYQEELKHFLDMDQLETKDVVIQAPVDLGTPEKKKTEQELAQQAERRREQGRRLQEQARQRRAEKLVQKEEELAYFVQLKQEFEVLSEVQIQKKLEAENFEDINDFNKYITGLEKSIKKQKYGEDDDSDDEIDPLTAWPLVDIPDDQLSPENIKEKRKQRLHKANFDARQKNIEAKKQEEELKAQYEKEQAEFREKDLEGWCSTKRIELAKFINRIKERQKILDSFKDRKSVAAQQRMKNIADLANDESGSTNANSRKRRRNATSTIDNDPNDTFGANDDDWNLYRDISNVNLEEEQAEDHTSVLALEAELLDHDPNFHHEDTLAATSTFDWKNSALHKFIHGPRPNISLAMQIEGIDPDEIATKPEIILKNHQLHLNVERIRVPEILFEPHIAGLDQAGISEISQDLFLRRLDGNFKPGGQSYNVVQDIFITGGLSRLPNFDTRIVKEFTSFLPVGAPIRVRKARDPTVDPWKGMQLWSSTNECESSYVTKAEYDEYGPEYIKEHGLGNVSLL, from the coding sequence ATGAGTCCTTCCAAAGAGTCCACTCAGGACACAGATGCGTACCCTCCGCAAGCCGTCTACTCATTAAGGGACTTCACATCCCCCGCCGCGCTGGAGCCGTTCTACCAGAATTATCAGTTTGGTGTACCAATCGCATTAGATATTGGTTCTTCACAAGTTAGAATCGGCTTGACTAATAGCACATTACCAAACAATGtgtttccatcaaccacAGCTCGTTATAAGGACAGAAAGACGGGGCAGATGCTCACGTTAGTAGGAAATGATGTCTACAGAGACCCATTGCTGAAGTCTTCCATTAGAACCATTTATGATGGAACGGTTATCACCAACTGGGACCATGTGGAATATTTGTTGGACTACTCGTTCGAACATTTGGGTGTTCATAGCGATAATGGAAGAGTGGACAACCCCATAATTATGACTGAACCGGTGACACTGACTGTGgcccaaagaaaaggaatGTATGAGCTTCTCTTTGAAGTCTATCAAGCACCTAAAGTTACCTTCGGTATCGATTCTTTGTTTTCATATTACGCCAATTGTGATGGCAAACCCAATAACGGGTTGGTTGTTGGTGGCGGCAATGAACTGACTCATCTTTTCCCGGTTCTTGATGGTAGAGGCGTTTTGCTGcaaaccaaaagaattgaTTGGGGTGGAAACCAGTCTCAACAGTTTTTACTGAAATTATTGGCATTAAAGTATCCTTATTTCCCATCTAAGTTGACTCCTGCTCAAACCACTCTTATGTTCCAAGATTTCAGCTATATTCTGGATGACTACCAGGAGGAGTTGAAGCACTTTTTGGATATGGATCAATTAGAAACTAAGGATGTGGTGATTCAAGCTCCAGTAGATTTAGGAACTccagaaaagaagaaaacagAACAGGAATTGGCCCAGCAAGctgaaagaagaagagaacaAGGAAGAAGGTTGCAAGAACAAGCTAGACAAAGAAGGGCAGAGAAATTGGttcagaaagaagaagaattggcTTACTTTGTCCAATTGAAACAGGAATTCGAAGTATTATCTGAAGtccaaattcaaaaaaaaTTAGAGGCAGAAAACTTCGAAGATATTAAcgatttcaacaagtacatAACGGGCTTGGAAAAGTCTATCAAGAAGCAAAAATatggtgaagatgatgatagCGATGATGAGATTGATCCTTTGACTGCCTGGCCCCTCGTGGACATTCCCGACGACCAATTAAGTCCAGAAaacatcaaagaaaagcGTAAACAGAGATTACATAAAGCCAACTTTGACGCCCGTCAAAAGAACATAGAGGCAAAGAAGCAAGAAGAGGAATTGAAGGCTCAATATGAAAAGGAACAAGCCGAATTCAGGGAAAAGGATTTGGAAGGCTGGTGCTCTACGAAGAGAATTGAGCTTGCTAAATTCATCAATAGAATCAAGGAAAGACAGAAAATTTTGGATTCGTTCAAAGACAGAAAATCTGTTGCAGCCCAACAGAGGATGAAAAATATTGCTGATTTGGCTAATGATGAAAGCGGCTCCACTAACGCTAACTCCAGAAAGAGGAGAAGGAATGCAACCTCCACCATCGACAATGATCCCAATGATACTTTTGGTGctaatgatgatgattgGAATCTATATCGGGACATTTCTAATGTTAACCTTGAGGAGGAACAAGCCGAAGACCATACTTCCGTTTTAGCCTTAGAAGCTGAACTTTTAGATCATGATCCAAACTTCCACCATGAAGACACTTTGGCTGCAACACTGACGTTCGACTGGAAGAACCTGGCTCTTCACAAGTTTATACATGGACCACGTCCCAACATTTCGCTTGCCATGCAAATCGAAGGGATTGACCCGGACGAAATAGCCACCAAGCCTGAAATCATCTTAAAGAATCATCAATTGCACTTGAATGTTGAAAGAATAAGGGTTCCTGAAATACTATTTGAGCCTCATATAGCTGGACTTGACCAGGCGGGAATCTCTGAAATTCTGCAAGACTTGTTTCTTAGAAGACTTGATGGTAATTTTAAGCCTGGTGGGCAGTCTTACAATGTGGTGCAAGACATTTTTATCACAGGTGGATTGAGTAGGTTGCCTAATTTTGATACCAGGATTGTCAAAGAGTTCACCAGTTTTTTACCTGTTGGAGCTCCTATCAGGGTTCGTAAAGCTAGAGACCCTACGGTAGATCCTTGGAAGGGAATGCAATTATGGTCTTCAACAAACGAATGTGAATCCAGTTATGTCACTAAAGCTGAATACGATGAATATGGACCTGAGTACATCAAGGAGCATGGACTCGGTAACGTTTCGTTGTTGTAA
- the SRV2 gene encoding suppressor of rasval19 (BUSCO:EOG09262KZ3; EggNog:ENOG503NXBZ; COG:T,Z) — MSSEENQLNVQGYNIVTILKRLETATSRLEDITMIQDQASKSDPRAPPPLSQLPSAPAAIGAPPTDLAVWEPTAEAKEEEPEEKAKSTVVFEEFIEEHVKAFVNRSKSLDSVVGEAAQAFYEAFQEQAKFLEIASKSKKPEMTDPAFADAVNPTNTQIQKISSVKDSNRSSKFFNHLNTLAEGAPVLGWILSPTPVSYIPDFKDSAQFWSNRIMKEFRDKDQSQVDWVKEFLGIFEPLKDYVKEYHTKGPKWNPNGKPLSEVLAGASKVPAPAVGGAPPPPPPPPPPASLFDETETKSVSNAPASGMQAVFADLNKGEAITSGLKKVDKSQMTHKNPELRKQAPVVPKKPTPPKKPSSLSSGSSVPAKKPARKELIDGSKWIIENYTRADLKGDEVQSITIEAEMHQSIFVGNCEEVTVLVKGKANAISVSNTTKCVFIIDSLISGFELIKCHKFGLQILGTVADVSIDQCDEGDLYLSQDSIDKDIQIVSSSTTALNFNVPKDGDYIELAAPEQFKHSIKDNKLVSEVLQHVA, encoded by the coding sequence ATGTCTAGCGAAGAAAACCAATTGAACGTTCAGGGTTACAACATCGTCACCATCCTCAAGCGATTGGAAACCGCCACGTCTCGGTTGGAAGACATCACCATGATCCAAGATCAGGCTTCCAAGTCTGATCCCAGAGCGCCTCCACCCCTTTCACAACTCCCTTCAGCTCCTGCCGCCATTGGTGCTCCTCCCACAGACTTGGCTGTGTGGGAGCCCACTGCAGAAGccaaggaagaagaaccagagGAAAAGGCCAAGTCCACCGTTGTGTTTGAGGAGtttattgaagaacacGTTAAGGCTTTTGTAAACAGATCCAAGTCACTTGATCTGGTGGTTGGAGAGGCTGCCCAGGCATTTTACGAGGCATTCCAGGAACAGGCGAAGTTCTTAGAGATTGCCAGTAAATCCAAGAAGCCTGAGATGACCGACCCAGCTTTTGCTGATGCTGTCAACCCAACAAACACCCAAATCCAAAAGATCTCATCTGTCAAAGATTCCAACCgttcttcaaagtttttTAACCACTTGAATACACTTGCAGAAGGTGCTCCGGTATTAGGATGGATACTTAGTCCAACCCCAGTCTCATACATTCCTGATTTCAAGGATTCTGCTCAATTCTGGTCCAATAGAATAATGAAGGAATTCAGAGACAAGGACCAAAGTCAAGTGGACTGGGTCAAGGAATTTTTGGGGATATTTGAACCTTTGAAGGACTACGTCAAAGAGTACCACACGAAGGGTCCTAAATGGAACCCTAACGGAAAGCCTTTGAGTGAAGTTTTGGCAGGTGCCTCGAAAGTCCCTGCCCCAGCTGTTGGCGGAgccccaccaccaccacctcctccacctccacctgCCAGTCTTTTTGACGAAACCGAAACCAAGTCGGTTCTGAATGCCCCAGCTTCTGGAATGCAAGCAGTGTTTGCGGATCTCAATAAAGGTGAAGCAATCACCTCTGGCTTAAAGAAGGTCGATAAGTCCCAAATGACACACAAGAACCCTGAGTTGAGAAAACAGGCTCCTGTGGTGCCCAAAAAGCCAACACCTCCCAAGAAACCGTCTTCATTGTCGAGTGGTTCATCAGTGCCCGCGAAGAAGCCAGCCAGAAAAGAGTTGATTGACGGATCCAAATGGATCATTGAAAACTATACCAGAGCTGACCtcaaaggtgatgaagtGCAAAGCATCACTATAGAGGCGGAAATGCACCAATCGATATTTGTAGGAAACTGTGAAGAGGTTACTGTTTTGGTCAAGGGAAAGGCCAATGCTATTTCTGtctccaacaccaccaagtgTGTGTTCATAATTGACTCATTGATCTCTGGGTTtgaattgatcaagtgtCATAAGTTTGGGTTACAAATCTTGGGTACGGTGGCAGATGTCAGTATTGATCAGTGTGATGAGGGTGACCTTTACTTGTCTCAAGATAGTATTGACAAAGACATCCAAATAGTCTCCAGCTCCACCACTGCTTTGAACTTTAATGTTCCAAAAGATGGTGACTACATTGAGTTGGCTGCACCTGAACAATTCAAACACTCGATCAAAGACAATAAGTTGGTAAGTGAAGTTCTCCAACATGTTGCGTAA
- the APL6 gene encoding AP-3 complex subunit beta (COG:U; EggNog:ENOG503NX4P; BUSCO:EOG09260VHV) encodes MAESLSKISSIFESAKDIAIEAAVSASSRLADTPTSSRPQEIRKLLSSRVERDVLNGMKCVISLVSRGEDGLPYFAEIVKNITSSNSKVRNLVLVYLTRYAEVEPDKALLSINSIQKLLDDKSPATRANSVKSLSGIRIPSIIPILLVCLKRTINDRSPLVRASTAIAIAKVYEIDKTSSKQLFEYITKLLADSDAQVVGTAIKAYVKMTSRGDSHTKKWAPIHGHFRRFCEILPEFDEWAQSTFIDLLTDYSRMFLAKPKLYIQDSQNTIIDLPEDFSAIANYDYDISFDEDMGLFLKSLRNLVYSDSEFVILSILRALLALAPPKTIKEFDLGSTLCAMISDSDNPQVKLLALQTISVMISKDKTVFAPHYKKFYIFTSDTIEVAKLKLGILSLLVDESNIKYVIEELKYNALNNSDSLVTSEAMRAIGRCSGVSDTWNDKILKWCLKNIRNASGSALNELLTVIRYMIQIQQQLKSVGDSSNKKIASIVYNLSLILYDEGLNLESDAKASIIWIIGEFTKECDNQIAPDVLRRFLEGFADEPEEVRYQLLVLSAKLFSLKLDEIHEIGSSSSEFLQNDIISKMFQRVLTLCKYDSSYDTRDKSRMFNILLNSGHDNSQLASLFLQVPKPAPIFTSLVSNSIESKVLVKYLKTSAWADQSELPPASIRKPAPVVENKLNGSTGVSSSMISKKIGELPTSTTGISSSSYNNLTTKIPKPTYQLQSLDEFFGSEEEEGDSSDEEYSEESSEEDFSEEESAASANPNSSDVGSLHHSNDSESDADDNSSGNGDDAKSLLA; translated from the coding sequence ATGGCAGAGTCGCTCTCTAAGATATCATCCATATTTGAATCTGCCAAGGATATCGCCATTGAAGCAGCAGtctctgcttcttcaaggctTGCCGATACTCCCACGTCACTGCGACCCCAGGAAATCAGgaagttgttgagttcGAGAGTTGAAAGAGATGTTTTGAACGGAATGAAGTGTGTGATATCATTGGTATCCAGAGGCGAAGATGGGCTCCCATACTTTGCCGAAATAGTCAAAAACATCACGTCGTCGAATTCTAAAGTCAGAAACCTTGTTTTAGTTTATTTGACAAGGTAtgctgaagttgaaccGGATAAAGCCTTGTTGTCGATAAATTCAATTCAGAAGTTATTGGACGATAAGAGTCCTGCAACCCGTGCCAACTCCGTCAAGTCTTTATCGGGGATTAGGATTCCAAGTATCATTCCCATATTACTTGTATGTTTGAAGAGAACCATTAATGACAGATCTCCGTTGGTTAGAGCTTCTACGGCTATAGCCATTGCGAAGGTGTATGAGATTGATAAGACCAGTTCCAAGCAACTTTTTGAGTACATTACCAAATTGTTGGCTGATTCAGATGCTCAGGTGGTTGGTACAGCTATCAAAGCGTACGTGAAGATGACGTCTCGGGGTGACTCGCATACTAAGAAATGGGCCCCAATACACGGACATTTTAGAAGGTTTTGTGAGATATTGCCAGAGTTTGACGAATGGGCCCAATCTACTTTCATAGACCTATTGACTGACTATTCGAGAATGTTCTTAGCCAAGCCCAAATTGTACATCCAAGATAGTCAAAACACCATTATTGATTTGCCCGAGGATTTCTCGGCCATTGCCAATTACGACTATGACATTTCATTCGATGAAGATATGGGTTTATTTCTCAAGTCACTCAGAAATTTGGTATACTCAGACTCTGAATTTGTAATATTGAGTATCCTCAGGGCTTTATTGGCTTTGGCTCCTCCTAAAACCATAAAAGAATTCGATTTGGGGTCGACTCTATGTGCAATGATATCGGATCTGGACAATCCCCAGGTTAAGTTGCTTGCATTACAAACGATATCGGTTATGATTTCTAAAGACAAAACCGTGTTTGCCCCTCATTATAAGAAGTTCTATATTTTCACATCAGATACAATAGAGGTTGCAAAACTCAAGCTTGGAATCCTATCATTATTAGTGGATGAAAGTAACATCAAATATgttattgaagaactaAAGTATAATGCTCTCAATAACTCCGACTCTCTTGTTACTAGTGAGGCGATGAGAGCTATAGGCCGTTGTTCAGGAGTTTCAGATACATGGAATGACAAGATATTGAAGTggtgtttgaagaatattAGAAATGCAAGTGGAAGTGCATTGAATGAGCTATTGACGGTTATACGATACATGATTCaaatacaacaacaattgaAATCTGTGGGTGATTCGAGTAACAAAAAAATAGCAAGCATAGTTTATAATTTGTCTTTGATCTTGTATGATGAAGGCTTGAACTTAGAGTCGGATGCGAAGGCAAGCATTATATGGATCATTGGAGAGTTCACCAAAGAGTGCGATAACCAAATAGCCCCTGATGTTTTAAGAAGGTTCCTCGAGGGTTTTGCAGATGAACCGGAAGAAGTAAGataccaacttcttgtgcTTTCGGCTAAGCTCTTTTCACTCAAATTGGATGAAATTCATGAGATTGGATCCAGTTCATCTGAATTTCTCcaaaatgatatcattTCCAAGATGTTCCAAAGAGTTTTGACTTTGTGCAAGTACGATTCCTCATACGATACACGGGACAAGAGTAGAATGTTCAACATTCTCCTCAACTCAGGACATGACAATTCCCAATTAGCATCTTTATTCTTACAGGTTCCCAAGCCTGCTCCCATTTTTACTTCATTGGTCTCCAACTCCATTGAGAGCAAGGTTCTCGTAAAATACCTCAAGACCAGTGCATGGGCTGATCAGCTGGAACTCCCTCCTGCATCCATTAGAAAGCCGGCTccggtggtggaaaacaaGCTCAATGGAAGCACCGGTGTTTCCTCGTCTATGATCAGCAAAAAGATTGGCGAGCTCCCCACCTCGACTACAGGAATCTCGTCTAGCCTGTACAATAATCTCACAACCAAGATCCCTAAGCCCACCTACCAGCTCCAAAGTTTGGACGAGTTTTTCGGTAgtgaggaagaagagggAGACTCCCTGGATGAAGAGTATCTGGAAGAATCGCTGGAAGAGGATTTtctggaagaagaactGGCAGCCTCAGCAAACCCGAATTCCTCGGATGTTGGTAGCTTGCATCACAGCAATGACAGTGAAAGTGACGCAGATGACAATAGCTCTGGCAATGGTGACGACGCAAAAAGCCTATTAGCATAG
- the RAD2 gene encoding DNA repair protein rad2 (BUSCO:EOG09260B3H; COG:L; EggNog:ENOG503NU64), whose product MGVNSLWDILGPTARPVRLEALTRKRLAVDASIWIYQFLKAVRDSEGNTLHSSHIVGFFRRICKLLYFGIQPVFIFDGGAPALKRDTIKKRKERRDGKREDASETAHRLLAIHAQRRVQQPKENNDDTVYLEDLPGQHPNHIQHSPSRTGKRFVPSDEYHLPELKKIKIRESDERLLPDEEYRELASESFDIVDGIDINSVNPNSEEFAELPMSTQYMILSHLRLKSRLRMGFSKEQLENIFTDSMDFSKFQIQQVQKRNFYTQRLMDASGMGEDGNATRRIAGEKDRKYALIRTDDGWALSLGQEDDHQVVEKAPVELNPQFPEIINISDKSEDDIEVGDEDDDDDDDFEDVSIGEAPVENAEDQELNRAVIESIYEQYEDKPVSKATDEFSQDELKLAIEKSKKELSVLVQREEAMITNQTVEPFDFNFGDSLLFSSNQSAEPVNAYPKSHKPQKEVPETIVEEEEPESYYDRLGRKEKELEHLDQLEALMESEEETDKKDTAKQNSVPEWFNEKLEANSVYQNFQAEREDSVEKDEDVGLIPWDKAKEMLDNESEDEDPHEVEEISHTNLVDSVEDESIVISEANTQGIEDPVDVPEVEEKDTEVDVKVEPVEETSSKTSRKDGVLDYVFVDDEDELADRQLLQEEKDHDKLKRDIAAHHEPLLNITTSITEEQLLQERLLKQKRDSEEVTQAMINDVQELLRRFGIPFLTAPMEAEAQCVELLKLGLVDGIVTDDSDTFLFGGDRVYKNMFNQKQFVECYLSEDVSGKLGLSQEKLIELGLLLGSDYTEGVKGIGPVLAMEILAEFGSLHQFKEWFDDCNLRAKNDSSSSLKKNLLNRIKNSKLFLPPSFPDSVVFDAYIHPEVDHSKDPIKWGVPDLDSIRSFLMYNVGWSQGRVDEVMVPLIRDLNRKLREGTQSTIGEFFSTSYIQSKREVQIGKRMKAAATKLNKKAAKDGL is encoded by the coding sequence ATGGGAGTAAATTCGTTATGGGATATTTTGGGCCCCACAGCACGGCCTGTGCGACTCGAAGCACTAACAAGAAAGAGGTTGGCGGTGGATGCGTCTATTTGGATCTATCAATTCTTGAAAGCTGTCCGAGATTCAGAAGGTAACACCCTTCATCTGTCACACATAGTTGGATTCTTCAGAAGGATCTGTAAACTCCTTTACTTTGGGATCCAGCCAGTATTCATTTTCGATGGAGGGGCTCCTGCTTTAAAGCGCGATACAATAAAGAAAAGGAAAGAGAGACGAGACGGTAAACGAGAAGATGCTAGTGAAACAGCCCATAGACTCTTGGCTATCCACGCGCAGagaagagttcaacaacccaaagaaaataACGATGACACAGTCTACCTTGAAGATTTGCCCGGGCAGCATCCCAACCATATTCAGCATTCTCCTTCTCGAACCGGTAAGAGGTTTGTTCCATCAGATGAGTACCATCTCCcggagttgaagaaaataaAGATCCGAGAGTCAGACGAGAGACTTCTCCCAGATGAAGAGTATCGTGAGTTGGCCCTGGAATCgtttgatattgttgatggtatAGATATCAACTCTGTGAATCCCAATTCTGAAGAGTTTGCTGAGTTACCAATGTCCACTCAGTATATGATTCTTTCCCACCTTCGATTAAAATCTCGGTTGAGAATGGGGTTTTCGAAGGAACAGCTAGAGAATATCTTCACAGACAGTATGGACTTCTCTAAGTTCCAAATCCAGCAAGTGCAAAAGCGGAATTTTTATACCCAAAGGTTAATGGATGCCAGTGGGATGGGAGAGGATGGAAATGCAACCAGACGAATAGCTGGAGAAAAAGACCGAAAGTACGCGTTGATTCGAACAGACGATGGGTGGGCACTTTCGTTGGGTCAAGAAGAtgatcatcaagttgtggAGAAAGCACCCGTTGAGTTGAATCCTCAATTCCccgaaatcatcaacatttCTGATAAATCAGAAGATGacattgaagttggtgatgaggacgacgatgacgatgatgacttCGAAGATGTTTCAATAGGTGAGGCTCCAGTGGAAAATGCTGAAGACCAAGAGCTTAATAGAGCTGTGATAGAGTCCATATATGAGCAGTATGAAGATAAGCCAGTATCCAAAGCCACTGATGAGTTTTCCCAAGATGAGTTGAAATTGGCAATCGAGAAGTCCAAGAAGGAACTAAGCGTCCTTGTACAGAGAGAAGAGGCTATGATAACCAACCAAACAGTGGAGCCTTTTGACTTTAACTTTGGGGACTCTTTATTGTTTTCTAGTAACCAACTGGCAGAGCCTGTTAATGCCTATCCTAAATCTCATAAACCTCAAAAAGAAGTTCCAGAAACCATTgttgaggaagaagagccCGAAAGTTATTATGATAGACTTGGACGTAAAGAAAAAGAGCTTGAACATCTAGATCAATTGGAGGCTTTGATGGagagtgaagaagaaactgatAAAAAGGACACTGCTAAGCAGAATTCTGTCCCCGAGTGGTTTAATGAAAAGCTAGAAGCAAATTCCGTATACCAGAATTTTCAAGCTGAACGTGAAGACTCGGTTGAAAAGGACGAAGATGTGGGCTTAATCCCGTGGGATAAGGCTAAGGAGATGCTCGATAACGAACTGGAGGATGAGGATCCGCATgaggttgaagaaataAGCCATACTAATCTAGTAGACTCGGTAGAAGATGAGCTGATTGTGATCTCTGAAGCTAACACCCAAGGGATTGAGGATCCTGTCGATGTCCCTGAAGTCGAAGAAAAGGATACTGAAGTCGATGTGAAAGTTGAACCTGTCGAAGAGACGAGCTCGAAGACTTCCAGGAAGGATGGAGTGCTTGATTATGTTTTTGTagatgatgaggatgagTTGGCTGATAGACAGTTACTTCAAGAGGAAAAAGATCacgacaagttgaaacGGGACATAGCTGCTCACCATGAACCATTGCTaaacatcaccacttcCATCACCGAGGAACAGCTTCTCCAAGAACGATTATTGAAGCAAAAGAGAGATTCGGAAGAGGTCACCCAAGCAATGATCAATGACGTTCAAGAGCTATTACGGAGATTTGGAATCCCTTTTTTGACTGCTCCAATGGAAGCTGAGGCCCAGTGTGTCGAACTACTCAAGCTCGGCTTAGTTGATGGTATAGTAACAGATGATAGTGACACTTTTCTTTTTGGGGGTGATAGGGTTTACAAGAATATGTTTAATCAAAAACAGTTTGTTGAATGCTATTTACTGGAAGACGTATCAGGAAAGTTAGGTTTGAGTCAAGAAAAATTGATTGAATTGGGTCTCTTGTTAGGAAGTGATTACACTGAGGGAGTGAAAGGGATTGGTCCCGTTCTTGCAATGGAGATTTTAGCTGAGTTTGGAAGCTTGCACCAATTTAAAGAGTGGTTTGATGACTGCAATTTAAGAGCTAAAAACGATTCCAGCTCGAGCCTAAAAAAGAACCTTTTGAACCGGATCAAAAACAGCAAACTCTTTCTTCCACCTCTGTTCCCAGACCTGGTGGTTTTTGATGCCTATATTCATCCTGAAGTGGATCACAGTAAAGACCCCATTAAGTGGGGGGTTCCCGATCTTGATCTGATCAGATCTTTCTTAATGTACAATGTTGGATGGTCCCAAGGCCGAGTGGATGAGGTGATGGTGCCTTTAATAAGAGACTTGAATAGGAAGTTAAGAGAAGGAACTCAGTCTACCATTGGAGAGTTCTTCTCTACGTCATATATTCAGTCGAAGAGAGAGGTGCAGATTGGTAAGAGGATGAAGGCAGCTGCAACTAAGTTAAACAAGAAAGCAGCGAAGGATGGTTTATAA